The Pseudomonas entomophila genome segment CGATACCGGAAGCGATTGTAGTGCAGCCCGTTCTCCGCATCATGGTACTGACCTTGAAAACGAATCGGGTTCGCAAAGCCCTGTAGCATGGCGCTCTCTGAGCGCTTTTCACGTACTTCCCCCCAAGCCCGGTACTGCCCCACCCAGGCAACATTGCCCTGTTCATCGGTCATTTCCATCGGCGTACCTAGGTGGTCGCATTGGTACCAGGCAATGGCATCGAACAGCTGTGGTTTGACCTCGGTGTGCCACAGCGGATCTTGGTCGAAATCGTATTCGCGCAAGCTCCAGTCTGGCTGCTTGTGCAGGCGGATCGGGCTTTTGCGCAGGGCTTGGGCAACCGGTACAAAGCTCCCGGGTTCGTAAAGGTAATGTACGGTGCGACCAGTGTCGCCCTCATCCCGTGGTGGTGAGCTTTCCCAGGCCAGGGTGTCGCCATCCCAGCCGAACAAGGTGAAGCCGCAGCCGAGATCACGCTGGCGCTTGGCGCGTTGCAGCTGGTTCCAGCCAGTACCGGCTTCGGGGCGGTCCCAGAAGTGCGCCACCGAATGCTTATGCAGGCGACGGCCCAACGCGTCGTAGCTGTAATCAACCTTGAGCTGGTCGTCGTTGTAGCTCGTCAGCCGATCGAACAGGTCCCAGGTGAAAGTAGCGTGTGTGCCGTTGTGCAGGCGATGAATCAGGTTGCCACGCTCGTCGTACTTGTAATGAGTCCCGACATACTCGCGCAGCAGGTTGTCCATCAGCTTATTGCAACGTGGATCGGCTTCCAGCGGACGATTCAATTCTCGGCTCTTGTTATCAATTAGATTGCTCGCCGGATCGAAAGCAAAGGTTTCCACGCCAAAACGGCTGGACGCCTGTAGCAAATGCCCGACCGGATCGTATTGATAATCCTGTTGACCTCGACGGGAATCGTGCAGGCCCGTCAACTGATCAGCAGCGTCAAATCGGTAATGGCGCTTAAGCAGCAAGGATTGACCGTCATGGCTGCCCAGCAGTTGCTCCTGCAGACGTCCGGCGAGATCCCAGGCCTGGGTCTGCATCAACTGGTTGCCTTGATGTCGCACAATTTCGCGGTGCAAGTCATCGCGCTCGTAGGTCAGCATCTCGTGCTGGTCAAGCGTCATGCCAAGCAAATGGCCGCTGCCGTAGGTCAGCCAGCTGACCTTGTGGCCGTCCGGGCGGATGGTAGCGGTACGCTGGTTGAGTGCGTCGTACTCGTGCTGCCACACCGCAACCATCGGTGTACCGGTGGCCAAATAGTGCTGGTGCTCACGGGTAAGGTTGCCCGCTCCGTCATGAAACCATTGCAACTTGCTCGACGCATTGGTCGCCTGGATCAGTATTCCGTTGCCGTCATAGTTAAAGCTTTCCGTCTGTCGGTGTTCTTGCAGATGAGCTGTGCGCTCAGCCAAACGACCCATAGGGTCGAAACGAAGCTCTATGCGACGTTGGCCGACTTGCGTCGACGCCAGACGTCCAGTGTTGGAATCGTATTGGTACCTGGTCACCAAACCGTCGAAGCTGGTCTCTTCCAATAGACGACCTACGGGGTCGTATAAAAACAACACCTTGCCCTCGTTCTCGTTTTCGAGCCTTGTCAGGCGGCCAAGCTTATCCCAGCGATAGCGCACGGAATGTTCGAGCGCATCGACACGCTCAGCCAATAGCCCGGCACGGGTATAGCGCCACGTCGTACACCGATCCAACGCATCGACATGGGCCAGCAACCGCCCTTCGGCATCGCGCTCGAAGCGCTCTTCGGACTGGTCCGGGTGGGTGACCTTGGCCAGCTGCCCGGCCTTGTAGGCGTACTGGATCTGCTCGCCCAGAGCGTTGGTGGCCTGCACCAGCCTGCCGAACTCATCGTAGGCCCACTGGCTGCTCTTGCCGGAACAGTCGGTGTATTCGAGCAACTGCCCGGCGGCGTTGTACGCCAGCTTTTTCTCGTGGCCGTTGGCGTCCCTGATCGCCTTGAGCTGCCCGGTTGAGGTGTAGGCAAACTCGGTCTTGTTGCCCAGCGGGTCGACTGTCTCGACCAGGTTGCCGGCGGCGTCGTAGTCGCGCAGCCACAGGCCGCCCTCGGCGTCGAGAAGCTTGATCAACTGGTCCTGGTCGTCGTAGGCGTAGTGCACCATGCTGTGGTCGGCGCGGATGTGCTGCAAGCGGTTGCTGCGCTCATCGTAGACGTAGCGGTCCTGGCTGCCGTCGGCGTGCAGGTGGCGGATGACGTTCTTGCGGGTGTCGCGGAACAGCCACTCCGAGCGCCCGTCGGCATGCTGGATGCGGTAGGTGTAGCCCTCGGCGTCGTAGTAGTGGCGGGTCTGCCCGCCGTGGGCGTCGGTCACGGTGGTCAGGCGGATGTGCGTGTCCCAGGCCAGGCGGGTTTCGAAGCTGCCGTCGTCGGCCCATTCGCGGATCGCCCGGGCATGGGGGCCGCTGCCATCCCATTCGAGGTGCTGGCCGCGGCCGGTGCGGTCGGTGTAGCGGGTGATCAGGTGGTGCTGGTACTGGTACTGCCAGGCGGCGCCGTGTTCATCCTGGGCGGCGATCAGGTCGCCGTGGTCGTCGTAGTGATAGGCGCACAGCTGGCGCAACGGCTTGCCGTCAACCACCTGCCACAGGCCCTGGATAAGGCCGTGGTCATCGAGCAACGTGCCCAGTTGCAGGTGCACCTTGGTCGGGTCGTCGTCCTGGTAGGTGTTGATGTCCGACAGCACCGGGCGGCCTTCATGGAGGTGCTCATACTGCAGCGTGGCGCCGACGCCGTTGCGCATGCGGATGTGCACCAGGTAGAAGCGCTCGCCGACGCGCTCGTAGGTCTCGCGGCGCTCCTGCCCGCGCGAGAGGATGAGCTGGCTGTCGCTGGTGCGGGTCAGGCCGCGGTACTCCACCGGGTCGTAGTGGGTCTTGCCGACTTTGGGCAGCGGGTAGGCGTGGCTGCGGCCGTCGATGTCGTGCAGCAGCAGGCCGCCGTCCTGCACATCGATGCAGGTGGTGAAGGCGGTGATCCAGCGGGCGCCGAGGCTGCCGCCGTCGAGGGCGGCCAGGCGCGAATGGTAGGTGCGGGTCCAGTTGACCGGGAACGGGCCAGGCAGGCTGAAGTCGGTGTGCTGCAAGGTTTCGCTGCCCAGGGCGAAGTCGATGCTGTTGCAGGTGCCGGTCGGGGCGCCGTTCTTGCATTGGTTGGCGGCCTGCAGCGCGGGCGCCTGCTCCTTCTGCGTCTCGACCTTGCCTTCGGCCACTTGGTGGCGGGCCTTGCTGGTGCTGCCGGCCTTGACGTTGGCCACCACCACCTGGGGGTTGCGCTGGCGCCATTGCTCGACGCTGCTGGCCAGAGTCAAACGCAGGGCTTCGATGGACCCGGGGCTGCCAGCGTCGCCGAGTTTGAGGATGGCACCACGCACCAGTGGCGCCAATGTGCGCAGCTGCGCGATATGGGCGAGCAGTTGGGCCTTGGCCGCCGCACTGAGGGCGTGGCTGAGGTTGGCGCTGGTCATGCCCTTGCCGGCGCACTTGTAGGCGTTGAAGGCGCCGGCCAGGTAGTTGTCGATGGTGGCCTGGGGGTCGTGGACCAGCAGGTTGCCCGCAGCGGCTGCCGGGGTGGCGGGCGCTGGGCTGGTACTCACCGCCAACGCGGTAAGGCCAGTGGCGATGTCGAGGATAAGCTGCTCGCCCAAGGTGGCGGCGTCGCTCAGCGCCGCCTTGAGATGGCCGGCGGTCTGGCTGACGAAATCGTCGAGGCTGCCGACGATGTCGGCGTTCAGGTGGCCGGCCATCAGCTCGATCAGCGCATCGCCAAGCACCTGTTTGCCCTCCTGGCGCACGATGAACAGCATCGGCCGCAGGGCCATGCGCGCCGCCGCGCCGCTGGCCGGCGCACGGACCAAGCCGATCAGGTTGATGGCGAAGGTGGCGCAGGCGACCGGGTCGGGCACCTTGTTGCCGGCCAGGATCACGATGTCCCCCAGGGCATCGACCAGGGCGATGCTGTTGCCTGCCACGGCCACGTTGCCAGCGACGCCCTTGAGGCGTTCGAGGGTGACGAAGCTGGCGCTGGTCTGGCGCAGCCAGGTGTCGAAGATCACGGCGCCACGGCCGACGTCCTCGACCTTGATCTCGGCCAGCGGGGTGATGGCCACCTGCGGGGCGCGGAGGTTGTCGTTTGCTGCGGAGGTCTGTGCGGTCATGAAATCAGCTCGCGTGGCATCAGGTCAGTCACGGGGTTCAGGCTGGGGGGCTTGAAGGCAGTGAGTTTGGGCAGGGCACCCGGCATGGCGGCACCGGCCTTGCTGGTGACGCCCAAGGCCCTGGAGGCAGCCGTGGCCAGTTGCGGCAGGCCGGCGATGCCGCCTTTCAGCGCGCCTTGTACCTGCTGCACGCCCTGCAGCGCGTTCTGCCCGGTCTTGAGCAGGCTCATGCCAGTCTTGGCTGCGTCCATGCCGCTGCTGGCCAGTTGCTTGGCCTTAGCCATCGCCGCCCCGCCGCCCTCGGGGGTGAGCACGTCAGGCATCGCCTCGAACATCGAGGGCGTACCCTCTTCGGTCGCTGCCAGCTTCGGCCAGGGCAGGCCCTTGGCGAAGCTGCCGAGGCTCCAGGTGTCGGCCGTGTCGAGGCCGAATTTCGCCAAGGCTGGCCCTGGCGCGACGCCGGACACGGCATTGAAGCCCTGCCCGTCCAGTGAGCCCTTGAGCACTGTGCCCAGGGCGTCGGTAACCTCGTAGTCGCCGGCCTTGATGCCCTTGGTGTTGGCGTACAGGTTGAACAGCTCCAACGCGCCTTTGCCGGGCTTGGGCGGCTCGGGGAAGGTGCCGGCCATGCTGGCGGCGCCGATGTGGGCGAACTGCGCGGCGTGGGCGGTGTAGTTGGCGCTGGTGACGTGGGTGATGCCGCTGGCGTTGTAAGTCGTCGCGCTGCCGCCGCCCTGCACCACCAGTTCGGTCTTGGCCTTGAGGATGATGCGGTCGGCGTTGGCAGTGATGTCGAGCTTGGCCAGCAGGTTGATGCTGTCCTTCAGCGCGCGGATGTCGATGTCGCCGGAGGCCGACACCAGCTTCCAGCCCAGGCTCTGCACGAACAGGCGCATGCCTTGGCTGGCGCTGGCCAGCAGGCGTTTGCCGATCGACAGGCTGGTGTGGCCGGTGCTGCTCAGCGCCAGGTGGCTGCCGCTGGTGATGTGGTTGGGGCCGGGGGTGGTCAGGGCGATGCCGGCCGGGCTCGACACGACCAGGTGCGGCTGGGTGAATTCGGCGAACTCGTTTTTCGTGAGGTCGCCTGGGCCACTGCCGAGGATGCCTTGGTGCTGCTTGTGCAGGTCCTTGGCCACGGCGTCCTGGTCGCCCGGTTCCTGGGCCTGCATCTGCTTGGCCAGTTCGGCCAGGCTGTCCTGCTGCTCGCTGGCGGTGGCCAGGCGTTCGGCGGTTTCGGGCAGGTCCTTGTGATGCTTGGCTTCGTTCGGGCGCGGTTCGGTGGTGATCAGCAGGCCACCGGCGGCGCGCACGGCGCCGTGGCGGTCGGTGCGCAGCTCGAAGCCTTCACCGCGTGGCGCACCACCCGATGGACGTGGATGGGTGAGATAACCGAGGTTCAGCGCACTGGCGCCGTGGTCGCTGCGCAGGGCAATGCTGATCTCGCTGGTGGTGTCGTCGATGCGCAGTTCGTTGCCGCGGCTGCCCTTGTATTCCTTGCTCTTGATCGTGGCCAGGGTCTTCAGGTCAGGCAGCTTGTAGTGCGGCATGTTCACGCCGTGGTACAGGCAGCCGGTCACCAGCGGCTGGTCGGGGTCGCCTTCGAGGAAGCTGACCAGCACCTCCATGCCGACGCGGGGCAGTTGCAGGCCGGCGATGCCCTGCCCGGCCCAGCTCGACGCCACGCGCATCCACACGCTGGACTTGTCGTCCGAGCGGCCCTCGCGGTCCCAGAAGAACTGCACCTTGATGCGGCCGTATTCGTCGCAGTAGATCTCTTCGCCGGCCGGGCCGCTGACCACGGCACGCTGCTCACCCAGCACCTTGGGTTTCGGGTGGTTCAGCGGCGGGCGGTACGGCTGCTCCCACGGGGTGACCACGAAGAAGTTGCGGTAGCCCTGCTGGAAGCCGTCGAAGCGCGGGTCGATGTCGCTGGTGATGGCTTCTTCCAGCACCTGCGGCTGACGGCCCTGGTGCTGGATTTCGGTGAGCAGCCAGAGGTCGTTCCACGAGGCGTTGGGGTGGCTGGCCAGGGTCAGGAAGTGCCCGCTGGCCAGCAACGGCTGGTCGCTGTCGCCGCTCGCCTGGCGGTAGTCGCTGCGGTGGCGTTCCAGGGCGCGGTTGGCCAGGTGCTTGCCACGCGGGCGGTCGAGGAAGCGACCGGGGTAGTCGTAGTCTTCCAGGGCCGGCTCGTCATGGCTGTCGGCCTCGCCTTCGAGCTGGATCAGCGGCTTCTTGAAGTCGTAGTCGCGGCGGGTGACGCTGCTGGTACGGGTTTCCAGGCGCAGGGCGAAGCGCTTGATCATGGGGGTGTCGGCGACCAGCCCGGAGTCGTGCTGGAACTGCACCGAGGCCAGTTTCGGGAACACCGTCTGGTCGTCGCCGAACACCAGCTGGTGGCCGTCGGCGCTGTGGCGGAAGTGGTAGTGGATGCCTTCTTCTTCGCACAGGCGCTGGATGAACTGCAGGTTGGACTCGTCGTACTGCACGCAGTACTCGCGCTGCGGGTACGTCGCGCCCAGTTGGAATTGGTAGGCGTTGGCGAGGATGCCGTGTTCCTCGAGCACCTGGGCGATGATCTCCTGCACGGTCTTGTGCTGGAACATGCGCTGGTTGATGCGGTGGGCCAGGTAGGCCAGTTGCGGGCGTAGCGTGACCTGGTAGCGGGTCAGGCGCTTGCCGGCCTCGCCTTGCGCGGCGCGGTAGATCAGGCCGTGCAGGCCGCGGCCGTCGTCGCCCAGCTGGAGGAACGCGGGCTTGTGCAGCAGGCTTTCCAGGTCCCGCGAGGGGTGCTCGCTGACCAGTTCCAGGTCGATGGCGTAAGGTTGGCTGATGGCCTCCTTGCCGTCGAAGGCAAGCACCTGGAAGTCGTGCTCCAGGCCGTCGATGTGCAGGCTGAAATGGGTCTGGTTCGCGGCGGCAAACATCCCTGTCCCTCAATGGTGCGGAAATTGGATAGCAAAAACGATTGCAGGGGCGGCGGCGGGGGGCTTTGGCGGTCTGGAGATTGAGCGCCGCGCGGGCGGCGCTCGGTCTCATGGGCGATGCAACGCTAGCGTCGATCGCCCAGAGCCCCCAGGCCTTAGCCTGCGACCGGCGCGCGCCAGTCGTCGGAACCGGAAGTACCGGACACTTCGTGGGTCCAGGTGATCTTGCGGTAGGTGAAGTGCACGTCTTCCAGGTGGGTGAAGTGGGCGTTGCCCGGGTCCTGGCAGTTGTGCATGTAGTCCTTGATGTCGACGATGATCGCGTCTTCCAGGACGGTGGTGTAGTAGTGCTCTTGGGTGCCCTGGGCCGAGGTGCGGTACCACTTGATCTCGACCTTGGTCATGCGCTCGCCCGAGGTCAGGGCGGCCAGCAGCAGCGGCGAGGCCTTGTCGAAGACCTTGGTGATTTTCACCGGCTTGTGCACGCGCTGGCCGGTCGGTTGGCCGGACTGCGGGTCACGCGGGATGATCACTTCGTGTTCGAAGCCCTGGACCATCACCTGGTCTTCGTGGCCTTCCTGGTAGGTGTTGCCCACCGAGTCGGCGGTGAACGCGCCAGCAGTGATCAGACCTTGTTTTTCGCCGGTGACGGCCATGTAGGCGGGAGTTGCCATGTGTTGCTCTCCTTGCTTGAAAAAATCGCCCGATGGCAAATATTTGCCAAACGAAGATGTCCTTGAACACAAACAAAAATTCAGCCAACTAAAGCGACATTCAAATGAGCGATCAGCACGAAATAAATCACTCAAAAGTTTCGCATTAGATCAAAAAGTCAAAAACCATGACTTTCAGCGCAGAAATGATAGGGAATGGGTACCCAACGGGGAAGTCAGGCGACTTCTTTTAATCATGAAGGAAACTTCCGGCACAACCGCTATTCAATAAACACAATTGGTACATTTGCTTAAACACAAGTGGCTGCATGTTCTCGATATCCCCGACAATTTCCACTGCATGAACCCTAAGTTTGTGCTCATCCTGGAAGCCGCCGTGCAACCCCACCTGACGCAGTTACCGTAACAACCGCTCAGAACACCACCGAGCGGCGATGCTCGGCCGTCGCCACCACCCTCCCACGCTTGAGCACCGCCAACCGCGCCGGCAGGTCGAGGATCACATCGCTGACGCGCTGGGTATCTACCAGCACCAGGTCCGCGTCGTTGCCCACCGCCAGGCCATGCTCCTGCAGCCCCAGGGCCTTGGCCGGGTTGCTGGTGAGCATCGACAACACCGTGGCCTGGTCATCCGCCCCGCCCAGGTGGCAGGCGGGGATGGCCAGTTGCGCGATGTTCAGCAGGTCACCCGTGCCATAGGGGGTGAATGCGTTGCGGATGTTGTTGGTGGCCAGGCACACGTTCACCCCGCCATCGCGCAAGGCTCGCACCGGTGTGAGGGTGCGGCGCACATTGTGGCTGTCGCCACGGGCGCCCAGGTGCAGGTCGGTGGCCGGCAGGCACATCACGCTGATACCGGCCTCGCGCAGCAGCGCGACGATACGCGCCTGCCGCTCGGGCTCTACGGCGGCCAGGCTGGTGAGGTGGCCGACGCACACCCGCCCCTGGTAACCCTCGGCAAGGGTCCGGCGCGCCACGTATTCGATGGTCATCTGCTCGGCGTCATCGGCGAAGTCCTGGTGCAGGTCGATCGCCTTGTCGTAGCGCCGGGCCAGGTCGAAGACGAAATCGATGTGCTCGAGGGGGGATACGTCATTGTAGGGAATGCCGCCGACCACATCGGCGCCCCTCTCCATGGCCTCGACCATCATCTCTTTCATGCCGGGCAGTTTCAGGATGCCTTCCTGGGGAAAGGCGACCACCTGAATGTCGATGACATCGCGCAATGCTTCCCGCAGTTCCAGCACCACATCCAGGCCGGTGAAACCCTGGGCGGGGTCGAACTCGGCGTGGGCGCGTACATGGGTGGTGCCGGCCTGCACCAGCGCGCGCAACACCTGGAGCGAGCGCTCGCGGATGTCTTCGCGGGTAAGCGTGGGCTTGAGCGCGGCGGTGACGGCGATCGCTTCGCGCAAAGTGCCGGAGCGGTTGGCCTTGCGCTGCATGACATTGGCTTTTTCCAGGTGCAGGTGGCCCTCGACGAAGCCTGGAATGAGGACATTGCCGTTGCCTTGGATCTCCTGGCTTGCCTTTCTAGTGATCGCCGGGGCGATTTCAGTGATCTTGCCGTTGTGCACGGCCACATCCATCAAGGGTTTTATATCGTCGATGCGGACGTTTCTGATGATCAGGTCCATGCCGTCGCTCCTACAGGGGGCCAATAGCGTGTGTGGTAATGGCCCGGCCGCCTTGTGGTGGCCGGGCCAATTCCCTACGGGCGAATCAGAACGGCTTGGTCGGCAGATACTTGCCATCCAGGGTGATCACCGCGCGGGAGCCCCCTTCCGGATCGTCGACCTTCTTCACGTCCAGCTTGAAGTTGATGGCGCTGATGATGCCGTCGCCGAACTTCTCGTGGACCAGTGCCTTGAGCGTGGTGCCGTACACCTGCAGCATCTCGTAGAAGCGGTAGATGGTCGGGTCGGTCGGCACGCCGCCGGGGATGCTGCCGCGCAGCGGCACGGTCTGCAGCAGGGCGATGCCGTCGGCGTCCAGGCCGAGCTTGTCGCCCACCACCTGGGCGGCGCTGGCCGGCAGCGGGTGCTGGCCCAGCAGCGCGGCAGTGACAAAGGCTTCGGACAGCCCGGTGCCGTCGGTGATCTGGGCGAACGACAGGTCCTTGCGGGCCTTGGCCAGGAGGATGACTTCGCTCAGGGCAAGGCGGGCGTTCTGGCTGATTTGCGACTGGATCATGGTGGGTCTCCTTGGGTTTGAAAGGGGTCAGGCAACGTGCCTGGAAGGGTGG includes the following:
- a CDS encoding RHS repeat-associated core domain-containing protein, encoding MTAQTSAANDNLRAPQVAITPLAEIKVEDVGRGAVIFDTWLRQTSASFVTLERLKGVAGNVAVAGNSIALVDALGDIVILAGNKVPDPVACATFAINLIGLVRAPASGAAARMALRPMLFIVRQEGKQVLGDALIELMAGHLNADIVGSLDDFVSQTAGHLKAALSDAATLGEQLILDIATGLTALAVSTSPAPATPAAAAGNLLVHDPQATIDNYLAGAFNAYKCAGKGMTSANLSHALSAAAKAQLLAHIAQLRTLAPLVRGAILKLGDAGSPGSIEALRLTLASSVEQWRQRNPQVVVANVKAGSTSKARHQVAEGKVETQKEQAPALQAANQCKNGAPTGTCNSIDFALGSETLQHTDFSLPGPFPVNWTRTYHSRLAALDGGSLGARWITAFTTCIDVQDGGLLLHDIDGRSHAYPLPKVGKTHYDPVEYRGLTRTSDSQLILSRGQERRETYERVGERFYLVHIRMRNGVGATLQYEHLHEGRPVLSDINTYQDDDPTKVHLQLGTLLDDHGLIQGLWQVVDGKPLRQLCAYHYDDHGDLIAAQDEHGAAWQYQYQHHLITRYTDRTGRGQHLEWDGSGPHARAIREWADDGSFETRLAWDTHIRLTTVTDAHGGQTRHYYDAEGYTYRIQHADGRSEWLFRDTRKNVIRHLHADGSQDRYVYDERSNRLQHIRADHSMVHYAYDDQDQLIKLLDAEGGLWLRDYDAAGNLVETVDPLGNKTEFAYTSTGQLKAIRDANGHEKKLAYNAAGQLLEYTDCSGKSSQWAYDEFGRLVQATNALGEQIQYAYKAGQLAKVTHPDQSEERFERDAEGRLLAHVDALDRCTTWRYTRAGLLAERVDALEHSVRYRWDKLGRLTRLENENEGKVLFLYDPVGRLLEETSFDGLVTRYQYDSNTGRLASTQVGQRRIELRFDPMGRLAERTAHLQEHRQTESFNYDGNGILIQATNASSKLQWFHDGAGNLTREHQHYLATGTPMVAVWQHEYDALNQRTATIRPDGHKVSWLTYGSGHLLGMTLDQHEMLTYERDDLHREIVRHQGNQLMQTQAWDLAGRLQEQLLGSHDGQSLLLKRHYRFDAADQLTGLHDSRRGQQDYQYDPVGHLLQASSRFGVETFAFDPASNLIDNKSRELNRPLEADPRCNKLMDNLLREYVGTHYKYDERGNLIHRLHNGTHATFTWDLFDRLTSYNDDQLKVDYSYDALGRRLHKHSVAHFWDRPEAGTGWNQLQRAKRQRDLGCGFTLFGWDGDTLAWESSPPRDEGDTGRTVHYLYEPGSFVPVAQALRKSPIRLHKQPDWSLREYDFDQDPLWHTEVKPQLFDAIAWYQCDHLGTPMEMTDEQGNVAWVGQYRAWGEVREKRSESAMLQGFANPIRFQGQYHDAENGLHYNRFRYRDPETGRYVSRDPSGLRGGLNTYSYASGNPLRYVDPLGLNPVVGCAAGSWAGPVGCGAGALIGTLAGAVAVGAVLSTSGDAAKSEDANRDLIGRKISPLSVDMPPPGNCQPGEHRKLQDEVNAWCKGGKRTCKSVTDPVLASELREVNLQCAIAREAVNNRCFAGGDATHREQAIRAWEGVALCESKIR
- a CDS encoding type VI secretion system tip protein VgrG — protein: MFAAANQTHFSLHIDGLEHDFQVLAFDGKEAISQPYAIDLELVSEHPSRDLESLLHKPAFLQLGDDGRGLHGLIYRAAQGEAGKRLTRYQVTLRPQLAYLAHRINQRMFQHKTVQEIIAQVLEEHGILANAYQFQLGATYPQREYCVQYDESNLQFIQRLCEEEGIHYHFRHSADGHQLVFGDDQTVFPKLASVQFQHDSGLVADTPMIKRFALRLETRTSSVTRRDYDFKKPLIQLEGEADSHDEPALEDYDYPGRFLDRPRGKHLANRALERHRSDYRQASGDSDQPLLASGHFLTLASHPNASWNDLWLLTEIQHQGRQPQVLEEAITSDIDPRFDGFQQGYRNFFVVTPWEQPYRPPLNHPKPKVLGEQRAVVSGPAGEEIYCDEYGRIKVQFFWDREGRSDDKSSVWMRVASSWAGQGIAGLQLPRVGMEVLVSFLEGDPDQPLVTGCLYHGVNMPHYKLPDLKTLATIKSKEYKGSRGNELRIDDTTSEISIALRSDHGASALNLGYLTHPRPSGGAPRGEGFELRTDRHGAVRAAGGLLITTEPRPNEAKHHKDLPETAERLATASEQQDSLAELAKQMQAQEPGDQDAVAKDLHKQHQGILGSGPGDLTKNEFAEFTQPHLVVSSPAGIALTTPGPNHITSGSHLALSSTGHTSLSIGKRLLASASQGMRLFVQSLGWKLVSASGDIDIRALKDSINLLAKLDITANADRIILKAKTELVVQGGGSATTYNASGITHVTSANYTAHAAQFAHIGAASMAGTFPEPPKPGKGALELFNLYANTKGIKAGDYEVTDALGTVLKGSLDGQGFNAVSGVAPGPALAKFGLDTADTWSLGSFAKGLPWPKLAATEEGTPSMFEAMPDVLTPEGGGAAMAKAKQLASSGMDAAKTGMSLLKTGQNALQGVQQVQGALKGGIAGLPQLATAASRALGVTSKAGAAMPGALPKLTAFKPPSLNPVTDLMPRELIS
- a CDS encoding Hcp family type VI secretion system effector — encoded protein: MATPAYMAVTGEKQGLITAGAFTADSVGNTYQEGHEDQVMVQGFEHEVIIPRDPQSGQPTGQRVHKPVKITKVFDKASPLLLAALTSGERMTKVEIKWYRTSAQGTQEHYYTTVLEDAIIVDIKDYMHNCQDPGNAHFTHLEDVHFTYRKITWTHEVSGTSGSDDWRAPVAG
- a CDS encoding amidohydrolase family protein — translated: MDLIIRNVRIDDIKPLMDVAVHNGKITEIAPAITRKASQEIQGNGNVLIPGFVEGHLHLEKANVMQRKANRSGTLREAIAVTAALKPTLTREDIRERSLQVLRALVQAGTTHVRAHAEFDPAQGFTGLDVVLELREALRDVIDIQVVAFPQEGILKLPGMKEMMVEAMERGADVVGGIPYNDVSPLEHIDFVFDLARRYDKAIDLHQDFADDAEQMTIEYVARRTLAEGYQGRVCVGHLTSLAAVEPERQARIVALLREAGISVMCLPATDLHLGARGDSHNVRRTLTPVRALRDGGVNVCLATNNIRNAFTPYGTGDLLNIAQLAIPACHLGGADDQATVLSMLTSNPAKALGLQEHGLAVGNDADLVLVDTQRVSDVILDLPARLAVLKRGRVVATAEHRRSVVF
- the cynS gene encoding cyanase, with the protein product MIQSQISQNARLALSEVILLAKARKDLSFAQITDGTGLSEAFVTAALLGQHPLPASAAQVVGDKLGLDADGIALLQTVPLRGSIPGGVPTDPTIYRFYEMLQVYGTTLKALVHEKFGDGIISAINFKLDVKKVDDPEGGSRAVITLDGKYLPTKPF